Proteins co-encoded in one Metabacillus sp. KUDC1714 genomic window:
- the rpoE gene encoding DNA-directed RNA polymerase subunit delta: MSLKQLTDEQIKEMAMVEVAYELFVEGKKPYIFSELVEEVSSLLGLTKKQVEDKIAQFYTDINIDGRFICVGENMWGLRTWYPYEQIEEEIVPVAKPKKKKAKKGVEDDLEDDFDVIDEDLDYDDFDDTSDDDDDDDDFDDIDDVDLDDDDDDDLIDDDDEDYDLDDDEDDDEDELDDEEEEK, encoded by the coding sequence TTGAGTCTAAAGCAATTAACAGACGAACAAATAAAAGAAATGGCAATGGTAGAGGTTGCCTATGAACTTTTTGTAGAAGGTAAAAAACCGTACATTTTTAGTGAATTAGTAGAGGAAGTTTCTTCGCTTCTTGGGTTAACAAAAAAACAAGTAGAAGATAAAATCGCTCAATTCTATACAGATATTAATATCGATGGCCGTTTTATTTGTGTAGGAGAAAACATGTGGGGATTACGTACTTGGTATCCTTATGAGCAAATTGAAGAAGAAATTGTGCCAGTTGCGAAGCCTAAAAAGAAAAAGGCGAAAAAAGGTGTCGAGGATGATCTTGAGGATGACTTCGATGTCATTGATGAAGATCTAGATTACGATGACTTTGATGACACTAGTGACGATGACGACGATGATGATGATTTCGATGATATAGACGATGTAGATTTAGACGACGATGATGATGATGATCTCATTGATGATGACGATGAAGATTATGATTTAGATGATGATGAAGACGATGATGAAGATGAACTAGATGATGAAGAGGAAGAAAAATAA